One window of the Eucalyptus grandis isolate ANBG69807.140 chromosome 8, ASM1654582v1, whole genome shotgun sequence genome contains the following:
- the LOC104414820 gene encoding probable serine/threonine-protein kinase WNK9 isoform X2: MNGVSDVEPDLSEFVEVDPTGRYGRYNEILGKGASKTVAFDEYEGIEVAWNQVKLYDFLQRPEDLERLYREIHLLKTLKHENIMKFYTSWVDTTNRNINFVTEMFTSGTLRQYRLKHKRVNIRAVKHWCRQILKGLLYLHCHDPPVIHRDLKCDNIFINGNQGEVKIGDLGLAAILRKSHAARCVGTPEFMAPEVYEEEYNELVDIYSFGMCILEMVTFDYPYSECTHPAQIYKKVISGKKPEALYKVKDPEVREFVEKCLATVSRRLPAKELLKDPFLQIDDYGYDLRPLNYHGDCDEAGPLVRQPLYSNCQSTSSLIDACSNYLGYEHEHKSEYHEFEFESSEINLFTCQEDEYPADIDITIKGRRQEDEGIFLRLRIADKEGRVRNIYFPFDLETDTALSVASEMVAELDITDQDVNRIADMIDGEIATLVPEWKREIAVEEISQHQSTSICQTCASSGSMLDYASSTHNLQVLQCSKHEGAAVHGRFEEITYQVEGSKAGPDPLSQCYGVPHTDIWAQREVPESNSQESRDIHCDKAHEAFTGSESPNEEKIITMDNESKLNERSSYSANPLEALSDDYENEIRQELRWLKAKYQMQLRELKDKQLGFKSKCSSPRASYSCTVPRKDRLNWVLPRFPSPESDIETNGHLLKEFSSGNCLPRLAPVNSEKRCADVADKCREAASGSYSPEQMTTAKTFYSGALLPQPLHRATSLPVDPIDF, from the exons ATGAACGGAGTTTCAGATGTTGAGCCGGACTTGTCTGAGTTCGTGGAGGTCGATCCTACTGGAAGATATGGAAGA TACAATGAAATTCTTGGTAAAGGAGCTTCCAAGACAGT AGCATTTGATGAGTATGAAGGGATTGAAGTGGCATGGAATCAAGTGAAGCTCTATGATTTCCTGCAGAGACCCGAAGATCTTGAGAGGCTGTACCGCGAAATCCACCTGCTCAAGACATTGAAGCATGAGAACATAATGAAGTTCTACACTTCCTGGGTGGATACCACCAACAGGAACATCAATTTTGTCACTGAAATGTTCACCTCTGGCACTCTCAGACA ATATAGGCTGAAACATAAGAGGGTCAACATTAGAGCGGTGAAGCATTGGTGTAGGCAGATTTTGAAAGGGTTGCTGTACCTCCATTGCCATGACCCGCCTGTGATCCATAGGGATCTCAAGTGTGACAACATCTTCATCAATGGGAACCAAGGAGAGGTCAAGATTGGCGATCTCGGGCTCGCAGCGATTCTGAGGAAATCCCATGCTGCTCGCTGTGTTG GAACACCGGAGTTCATGGCTCCAGAGGTTTATGAGGAGGAATATAATGAGTTAGTCGACATTTATTCCTTCGGGATGTGCATACTAGAGATGGTGACTTTTGACTACCCATACAGCGAGTGCACGCATCCTGCTCAGATCTACAAGAAAGTTATTTCT GGCAAAAAGCCAGAGGCTTTGTACAAAGTTAAAGATCCTGAGGTGCGAGAATTTGTGGAGAAATGCTTGGCTACTGTGTCTCGTAGGCTACCTGCTAAGGAGCTATTAAAGGACCCATTTCTTCAAATTGACGATTACGGTTATGATTTGAGGCCATTGAATTACCATGGCGACTGTGATGAAGCAGGTCCTCTCGTAAGACAACCGCTTTATAGCAATTGTCAGAGTACCAGTTCACTTATCGATGCATGCTCTAATTATCTTGGTTATGAACACGAACACAAGTCGGAGTATCATGAGTTCGAGTTTGAATCAAGCGAGATCAATCTATTCACCTGTCAAGAGGATGAGTATCCAGCTGACATCGACATTACCATCAAAGGAAGGAGAcaagaagatgaaggaattttcctgAGGCTTCGAATTGCAGATAAAGAAG GACGCGTTCGAAACATATACTTTCCATTCGATTTGGAGACTGACACTGCATTGAGTGTGGCGAGTGAAATGGTTGCTGAACTCGACATTACTGACCAAGATGTCAATAGAATAGCCGACATGATTGATGGGGAAATCGCAACACTAGTCCCAGAATGGAAAAGGGAAATTGCGGTGGAGGAAATTTCTCAACACCAAAGTACAAGCATATGTCAAACTTGTGCTTCAAGTGGCTCAATGTTGGATTATGCGTCTTCGACCCATAACTTGCAAGTTCTTCAGTGTTCCAAGCACGAAGGTGCCGCTGTGCACGGTCGTTTTGAAGAAATCACATACCAAGTTGAAGGTTCCAAAGCCGGGCCTGACCCATTGAGCCAGTGCTATGGAGTCCCCCACACTGACATTTGGGCTCAGCGCGAAGTTCCAGAGTCAAATTCGCAAGAATCGAGGGATATCCATTGTGACAAAGCACATGAGGCATTTACTGGATCCGAATCTCCAAATGAAGAGAAGATCATCACTATGGACAATGAGAGTAAGTTGAATGAAAGGAGCTCGTATTCAGCAAATCCTTTGGAAGCTCTTTCAGACGATTATGAGAATGAGATAAGGCAAGAACTGAGATGGCTCAAGGCCAAGTACCAAATGCAGTTGAGGGAGCTTAAAGACAAACAGTTAGGGTTCAAATCTAAGTGCTCGAGTCCTAGAGCAAGTTACAGTTGCACAGTACCGAGGAAAGATAGACTTAATTGGGTTCTTCCACGGTTTCCATCACCCGAATCTGATATCGAAACAAATGGACATCTCCTCAAGGAATTTTCATCTGGAAACTGTCTCCCTCGTCTTGCTCCAGTTAATTCTGAGAAGAGATGTGCCGATGTAGCTGACAAGTGCCGTGAGGCTGCGAGTGGGTCATACAGCCCTGAGCAGATGACCACTGCCAAGACTTTCTATTCAGGCGCTTTGCTTCCACAACCACTTCACAGGGCGACATCTCTTCCAGTTGACCCGATAGATTTCTGA
- the LOC104414820 gene encoding probable serine/threonine-protein kinase WNK9 isoform X1: protein MNGVSDVEPDLSEFVEVDPTGRYGRYNEILGKGASKTVYRAFDEYEGIEVAWNQVKLYDFLQRPEDLERLYREIHLLKTLKHENIMKFYTSWVDTTNRNINFVTEMFTSGTLRQYRLKHKRVNIRAVKHWCRQILKGLLYLHCHDPPVIHRDLKCDNIFINGNQGEVKIGDLGLAAILRKSHAARCVGTPEFMAPEVYEEEYNELVDIYSFGMCILEMVTFDYPYSECTHPAQIYKKVISGKKPEALYKVKDPEVREFVEKCLATVSRRLPAKELLKDPFLQIDDYGYDLRPLNYHGDCDEAGPLVRQPLYSNCQSTSSLIDACSNYLGYEHEHKSEYHEFEFESSEINLFTCQEDEYPADIDITIKGRRQEDEGIFLRLRIADKEGRVRNIYFPFDLETDTALSVASEMVAELDITDQDVNRIADMIDGEIATLVPEWKREIAVEEISQHQSTSICQTCASSGSMLDYASSTHNLQVLQCSKHEGAAVHGRFEEITYQVEGSKAGPDPLSQCYGVPHTDIWAQREVPESNSQESRDIHCDKAHEAFTGSESPNEEKIITMDNESKLNERSSYSANPLEALSDDYENEIRQELRWLKAKYQMQLRELKDKQLGFKSKCSSPRASYSCTVPRKDRLNWVLPRFPSPESDIETNGHLLKEFSSGNCLPRLAPVNSEKRCADVADKCREAASGSYSPEQMTTAKTFYSGALLPQPLHRATSLPVDPIDF, encoded by the exons ATGAACGGAGTTTCAGATGTTGAGCCGGACTTGTCTGAGTTCGTGGAGGTCGATCCTACTGGAAGATATGGAAGA TACAATGAAATTCTTGGTAAAGGAGCTTCCAAGACAGT TTACAGAGCATTTGATGAGTATGAAGGGATTGAAGTGGCATGGAATCAAGTGAAGCTCTATGATTTCCTGCAGAGACCCGAAGATCTTGAGAGGCTGTACCGCGAAATCCACCTGCTCAAGACATTGAAGCATGAGAACATAATGAAGTTCTACACTTCCTGGGTGGATACCACCAACAGGAACATCAATTTTGTCACTGAAATGTTCACCTCTGGCACTCTCAGACA ATATAGGCTGAAACATAAGAGGGTCAACATTAGAGCGGTGAAGCATTGGTGTAGGCAGATTTTGAAAGGGTTGCTGTACCTCCATTGCCATGACCCGCCTGTGATCCATAGGGATCTCAAGTGTGACAACATCTTCATCAATGGGAACCAAGGAGAGGTCAAGATTGGCGATCTCGGGCTCGCAGCGATTCTGAGGAAATCCCATGCTGCTCGCTGTGTTG GAACACCGGAGTTCATGGCTCCAGAGGTTTATGAGGAGGAATATAATGAGTTAGTCGACATTTATTCCTTCGGGATGTGCATACTAGAGATGGTGACTTTTGACTACCCATACAGCGAGTGCACGCATCCTGCTCAGATCTACAAGAAAGTTATTTCT GGCAAAAAGCCAGAGGCTTTGTACAAAGTTAAAGATCCTGAGGTGCGAGAATTTGTGGAGAAATGCTTGGCTACTGTGTCTCGTAGGCTACCTGCTAAGGAGCTATTAAAGGACCCATTTCTTCAAATTGACGATTACGGTTATGATTTGAGGCCATTGAATTACCATGGCGACTGTGATGAAGCAGGTCCTCTCGTAAGACAACCGCTTTATAGCAATTGTCAGAGTACCAGTTCACTTATCGATGCATGCTCTAATTATCTTGGTTATGAACACGAACACAAGTCGGAGTATCATGAGTTCGAGTTTGAATCAAGCGAGATCAATCTATTCACCTGTCAAGAGGATGAGTATCCAGCTGACATCGACATTACCATCAAAGGAAGGAGAcaagaagatgaaggaattttcctgAGGCTTCGAATTGCAGATAAAGAAG GACGCGTTCGAAACATATACTTTCCATTCGATTTGGAGACTGACACTGCATTGAGTGTGGCGAGTGAAATGGTTGCTGAACTCGACATTACTGACCAAGATGTCAATAGAATAGCCGACATGATTGATGGGGAAATCGCAACACTAGTCCCAGAATGGAAAAGGGAAATTGCGGTGGAGGAAATTTCTCAACACCAAAGTACAAGCATATGTCAAACTTGTGCTTCAAGTGGCTCAATGTTGGATTATGCGTCTTCGACCCATAACTTGCAAGTTCTTCAGTGTTCCAAGCACGAAGGTGCCGCTGTGCACGGTCGTTTTGAAGAAATCACATACCAAGTTGAAGGTTCCAAAGCCGGGCCTGACCCATTGAGCCAGTGCTATGGAGTCCCCCACACTGACATTTGGGCTCAGCGCGAAGTTCCAGAGTCAAATTCGCAAGAATCGAGGGATATCCATTGTGACAAAGCACATGAGGCATTTACTGGATCCGAATCTCCAAATGAAGAGAAGATCATCACTATGGACAATGAGAGTAAGTTGAATGAAAGGAGCTCGTATTCAGCAAATCCTTTGGAAGCTCTTTCAGACGATTATGAGAATGAGATAAGGCAAGAACTGAGATGGCTCAAGGCCAAGTACCAAATGCAGTTGAGGGAGCTTAAAGACAAACAGTTAGGGTTCAAATCTAAGTGCTCGAGTCCTAGAGCAAGTTACAGTTGCACAGTACCGAGGAAAGATAGACTTAATTGGGTTCTTCCACGGTTTCCATCACCCGAATCTGATATCGAAACAAATGGACATCTCCTCAAGGAATTTTCATCTGGAAACTGTCTCCCTCGTCTTGCTCCAGTTAATTCTGAGAAGAGATGTGCCGATGTAGCTGACAAGTGCCGTGAGGCTGCGAGTGGGTCATACAGCCCTGAGCAGATGACCACTGCCAAGACTTTCTATTCAGGCGCTTTGCTTCCACAACCACTTCACAGGGCGACATCTCTTCCAGTTGACCCGATAGATTTCTGA